A stretch of the Mesorhizobium sp. Pch-S genome encodes the following:
- a CDS encoding helix-turn-helix domain-containing protein codes for MSQVSIPEFFVYGEPTRALDVGFFHVETVRAREGIHRGRVQPHKHPQMGQITFWTSGRGNYRIEQFSEDFSAPAVSFVPSGVVHGFIIEPGTDAIVVSVADDALSAIAVNTLLRLDRPVFVTGRGGDTLWRKLESSVLAIQAEYADALPGMDKILPSLIAVTLSGIARLGSGPQPIELPAAGALAARLRHLIDRNFREDLPVERYVETLGTTRHLLDKAAQQVLGTGVRQAVNERRLVEAKRLLAFTIRSVEDITFETGFNDPAYFSRFFRKATGLSPAAWRRERLGPSTD; via the coding sequence ATGAGCCAGGTTTCCATCCCGGAATTCTTCGTCTACGGCGAACCCACGCGCGCGCTCGACGTCGGGTTCTTTCACGTCGAGACCGTTCGTGCTCGCGAGGGCATCCATCGCGGCCGCGTGCAGCCGCACAAGCACCCGCAGATGGGCCAGATCACTTTCTGGACGAGTGGCCGCGGCAACTACCGGATCGAACAGTTTTCCGAAGATTTTTCAGCCCCTGCGGTCAGTTTCGTGCCGAGCGGCGTGGTGCATGGCTTCATCATCGAGCCAGGCACCGACGCGATCGTCGTCTCGGTTGCCGACGATGCGCTTTCGGCGATTGCAGTGAACACGCTCCTGCGGCTCGACCGTCCGGTTTTCGTCACCGGACGCGGTGGTGATACGTTGTGGCGGAAACTGGAAAGCAGTGTTCTGGCAATCCAGGCGGAATATGCCGATGCGTTGCCTGGCATGGACAAAATCCTGCCGTCCTTGATCGCGGTGACGCTCTCCGGCATTGCGCGGCTGGGCAGTGGGCCGCAACCGATCGAACTGCCAGCCGCAGGAGCGCTGGCCGCGAGGTTGCGGCATCTCATCGACCGGAACTTTCGGGAAGACTTGCCCGTAGAGCGCTATGTCGAAACGCTGGGCACGACCCGACACCTGCTCGATAAGGCCGCCCAGCAGGTGCTGGGCACCGGCGTGCGGCAAGCCGTCAATGAAAGGCGTCTGGTCGAAGCCAAACGACTGCTCGCCTTCACCATCCGGTCGGTGGAAGACATCACTTTCGAGACGGGCTTCAACGACCCCGCCTATTTCTCGCGGTTCTTCCGCAAGGCGACGGGTCTGTCGCCCGCTGCCTGGCGGAGGGAACGATTGGGTCCCTCCACCGACTGA
- a CDS encoding aminotransferase class III-fold pyridoxal phosphate-dependent enzyme, with translation MRDTNFFAENNAKPIWHPMAHPAEMRASPPRVIMKGEGAHVTDIEGRTVLDAVGGLWNVNLGYSSDPIKQAIAAQLDTLPYYSGFRGTSTGPSIELAYELSQWFAPEGMVRTFFTSGGSDSVETALRLARQYWKIRGQADRTKFLALKKGYHGTHFGGASVNGNANFRRNYEPLLPGCFHTPAPWTYRNPFDETDPIKLAWLCARAIEEEIAFQGADTIAAFIMEPVLGAGGVIVPPETFMPLVRDICDRHDILLIADEVVTAFGRTGAWSGSRLWNVQPDFMTIAKAITCGYFPLGATLIGQKVADVFEADKTSFGAIGHGYTYSGHPVGCAAGLAALAETKRLGVNENAAARGIELGKALEALKAKHALVGDVRGKGLMAALELVSDRDSKKAADKKTMAKVADAAYDAGVMLRVSGNMIILSPPLIITAADVARIAEGIDAGLTAAIA, from the coding sequence ATGCGCGACACCAATTTTTTCGCAGAAAACAACGCCAAGCCGATCTGGCACCCGATGGCGCATCCCGCCGAGATGCGCGCGTCGCCCCCGCGTGTGATCATGAAGGGCGAAGGCGCGCATGTCACCGATATCGAAGGCCGTACCGTTCTGGACGCCGTCGGCGGCCTGTGGAACGTCAATCTCGGCTACAGCAGTGATCCGATCAAACAGGCGATTGCGGCCCAGCTCGATACCCTGCCCTACTATTCGGGTTTCCGCGGCACCTCGACCGGGCCGTCGATCGAGCTCGCCTATGAGCTTTCACAGTGGTTCGCCCCCGAAGGCATGGTGCGCACCTTCTTCACCTCCGGCGGTTCGGATTCCGTCGAGACTGCGCTGCGTCTTGCCCGCCAGTACTGGAAGATCCGCGGCCAGGCCGACCGCACCAAATTCCTGGCGCTGAAGAAGGGTTACCACGGCACGCATTTCGGTGGCGCCTCGGTCAACGGCAATGCCAATTTCCGCCGCAACTACGAACCGCTGCTGCCGGGCTGCTTCCATACGCCGGCACCCTGGACCTACCGCAACCCGTTCGACGAAACCGACCCGATCAAGCTCGCCTGGCTGTGCGCGCGCGCCATTGAGGAAGAGATCGCCTTCCAGGGTGCCGACACCATCGCTGCCTTCATCATGGAACCGGTCCTGGGCGCCGGCGGCGTCATCGTACCGCCCGAAACCTTCATGCCGCTGGTGCGCGATATCTGTGACCGACACGACATCCTGCTCATCGCTGACGAAGTTGTGACCGCTTTCGGCCGCACCGGTGCGTGGTCCGGTTCGCGGCTCTGGAATGTGCAGCCCGATTTCATGACCATCGCCAAGGCGATCACCTGTGGCTACTTCCCGCTCGGCGCTACGCTGATCGGGCAGAAAGTGGCCGATGTCTTCGAAGCCGACAAGACCAGCTTCGGTGCCATCGGCCATGGCTACACCTATTCCGGCCATCCTGTCGGCTGCGCCGCCGGTCTCGCTGCGCTGGCCGAAACCAAACGCCTCGGCGTCAACGAGAATGCCGCCGCGCGTGGCATTGAGCTCGGCAAGGCGCTGGAAGCGTTGAAAGCCAAGCATGCGCTGGTTGGCGACGTGCGTGGCAAGGGTCTGATGGCAGCGCTCGAACTGGTGTCCGATCGCGATTCCAAGAAGGCGGCGGACAAGAAGACCATGGCCAAGGTGGCCGATGCCGCCTACGACGCCGGGGTCATGCTGCGTGTATCGGGTAACATGATCATCCTGTCGCCGCCCCTCATCATCACTGCTGCCGACGTCGCCAGGATCGCCGAAGGTATCGATGCTGGCCTGACGGCGGCAATTGCCTGA
- a CDS encoding HAD-IA family hydrolase, with the protein MSIPKALVLDFGGVVTRTLFETHELTEKALGLKPGTLTWQGPFDPASDPLWQSMQADEISERDYWKTRTREVGELVGEDWDAMETFVRRARGADPVAVVRPEADRAIRKAHAAGVRLAVLSNELDLFYGADFRGRLPLLSLFETIVDATYTKILKPDLRAYQSVADTLGLPTGACVFVDDQQRNIDGAIAAGMLPVHFDVASPARSYAEALGHFGLTL; encoded by the coding sequence GTGAGCATACCCAAGGCCCTGGTGCTCGATTTCGGCGGTGTCGTCACCAGGACGCTGTTCGAGACCCACGAACTCACCGAAAAGGCTCTCGGCCTCAAGCCGGGCACACTGACCTGGCAGGGGCCGTTCGACCCGGCTTCCGATCCGTTGTGGCAATCGATGCAGGCGGACGAGATCAGCGAACGCGACTACTGGAAAACCCGCACCCGTGAAGTCGGCGAGCTCGTCGGCGAAGACTGGGATGCGATGGAGACCTTCGTACGCCGCGCCCGCGGCGCCGATCCGGTAGCCGTTGTCCGGCCGGAAGCCGATCGGGCCATCCGCAAGGCCCATGCCGCCGGCGTGAGGCTTGCGGTGCTCTCCAACGAACTCGACCTGTTTTACGGCGCCGACTTCCGCGGCCGGCTGCCGCTGCTTTCCCTGTTCGAGACCATCGTCGATGCCACCTACACGAAGATCCTGAAGCCGGACCTCCGTGCCTATCAATCCGTCGCCGATACACTTGGCCTGCCGACCGGCGCCTGCGTGTTTGTCGACGACCAGCAACGCAACATCGACGGCGCGATCGCCGCCGGCATGTTGCCCGTTCATTTCGATGTGGCCAGCCCGGCCCGATCCTACGCCGAAGCGCTCGGCCATTTCGGCCTCACCCTTTAA
- a CDS encoding Tm-1-like ATP-binding domain-containing protein yields the protein MTRTHIPKILLCGTGDTKADELLYMAERIRSAGGDPVMLDVSVLGDPPYRPEYDKHAVASAISTTIEAIARSGDENTAMELMARGASVLVRDLEASARIDAFIAIGGTMGTDLALDIALALPIGVPKFIVSTIAYSHLIPPERIAPDLMMILWAGGLYGLNDTCKAVLSQASGAVVGAALTTAKPRPNLPTVAISSLGTSCLSYMKTLRPELEKRGYEVVIFHTTGMGGRALESLAADNRFVAVLDFSLQEVANHLNGSVVSSGVDRLENAGRAGIPQIVAPGAVDMVDFPTWKPVPQGLSDRPYHAHNRLLASVTTGTDGRRHVARAISEKLALATGPVAFILPAGGIEQWDQEGEPLHEPDALAAFSDEMRRVIKAPVELHEIEGHINSVEFTTTALAIFDRWAASGVIAPGIRQEQSS from the coding sequence ATGACCAGAACGCATATCCCGAAGATACTTCTGTGCGGCACCGGCGACACCAAGGCCGACGAGCTGCTTTACATGGCCGAACGCATCCGCAGCGCCGGTGGTGATCCCGTCATGCTCGACGTCAGCGTGCTCGGCGATCCGCCCTACCGCCCTGAATACGACAAGCATGCCGTGGCCTCCGCGATAAGCACCACCATCGAAGCGATTGCGCGATCGGGCGATGAAAACACCGCCATGGAACTGATGGCGCGCGGTGCCTCCGTTCTCGTGCGGGACCTCGAAGCTTCCGCCAGGATCGATGCCTTCATTGCCATCGGCGGCACGATGGGCACCGATCTCGCGCTCGACATCGCGCTTGCGCTGCCGATCGGCGTGCCGAAATTCATCGTCTCGACCATCGCCTATTCCCATCTGATCCCACCGGAGCGGATCGCGCCGGATCTGATGATGATCCTGTGGGCAGGCGGTCTCTATGGCCTCAACGACACCTGCAAGGCCGTCCTCTCCCAGGCCTCCGGCGCCGTTGTCGGCGCAGCGCTCACCACTGCGAAACCACGCCCGAACCTGCCGACGGTCGCGATCTCGTCGCTCGGCACGAGCTGCCTTTCCTACATGAAGACGCTGCGGCCCGAGCTGGAGAAACGTGGCTATGAAGTCGTCATCTTCCACACCACCGGCATGGGCGGCCGCGCGCTTGAATCGCTTGCCGCCGACAACCGTTTCGTCGCCGTTCTGGATTTCAGCCTGCAGGAAGTCGCCAACCATCTGAACGGCAGCGTCGTTTCCTCGGGCGTCGACCGGCTGGAAAACGCCGGCCGCGCCGGCATCCCGCAGATCGTGGCACCAGGAGCGGTCGACATGGTCGATTTCCCGACCTGGAAACCGGTTCCGCAAGGTCTCTCCGATCGGCCTTATCATGCACACAACCGGCTGCTTGCCTCCGTCACCACCGGCACGGACGGGCGCCGCCACGTCGCGCGGGCGATCTCGGAAAAGCTTGCTTTGGCCACCGGACCCGTCGCTTTCATCCTGCCGGCCGGCGGCATCGAACAATGGGATCAGGAAGGGGAGCCTCTCCACGAACCCGACGCGCTTGCGGCCTTTTCCGACGAGATGCGCCGCGTCATCAAGGCTCCCGTCGAACTGCACGAGATCGAGGGACACATCAACAGCGTCGAATTCACCACGACGGCGTTGGCGATCTTCGATCGCTGGGCGGCAAGTGGGGTAATCGCACCCGGCATTCGCCAGGAGCAGTCATCGTGA
- a CDS encoding IclR family transcriptional regulator, whose amino-acid sequence MSTVAKAVSLLEVLGQGEPERTLADLARSVDFDKATTRRLLLALMEQGLVEQDGGSRLYRLGIGVARLALMREAQFPFLRTAIPVADALAARTGETVHFSEYSSRGLISVHVVESSKANRVAVPVGETLPLHATASGIAFMAFADRRVMDATLGGKLVSYTPHTVTDPTAIRELVSAARTRGYSIGAQGYEDGVFSVAAPILGARGTAVGALAIAAPRARIEPTDTESLGAAVVESASQISERLTGRRAMAANDQGNSRKSV is encoded by the coding sequence ATGAGCACGGTGGCCAAGGCCGTGTCCCTGCTGGAGGTGCTGGGACAGGGCGAGCCGGAAAGAACGCTGGCGGACCTCGCCCGTTCAGTCGATTTCGACAAGGCGACGACACGACGTCTGCTGCTGGCACTGATGGAGCAGGGGCTGGTCGAACAGGACGGCGGCAGCCGCCTCTATCGGCTGGGCATCGGCGTGGCGCGTCTCGCCTTGATGCGCGAAGCGCAGTTTCCCTTTCTCAGAACCGCGATCCCGGTTGCCGATGCGCTCGCCGCAAGGACTGGCGAGACCGTGCATTTCTCCGAATATTCGAGCCGCGGGTTGATCTCTGTCCATGTGGTGGAATCGAGCAAGGCCAACCGTGTTGCGGTGCCGGTCGGAGAAACCCTGCCGCTGCATGCCACGGCCTCCGGCATCGCCTTCATGGCTTTTGCCGACCGTCGCGTCATGGATGCCACCTTGGGCGGCAAGCTGGTATCCTACACCCCGCACACGGTGACCGACCCGACAGCGATCAGAGAGCTGGTCTCGGCCGCGCGCACCCGAGGCTATTCCATCGGTGCACAAGGCTATGAAGACGGCGTCTTCTCGGTTGCCGCGCCGATCCTCGGCGCACGCGGCACCGCGGTCGGCGCGCTTGCGATTGCGGCACCACGTGCCCGCATCGAACCGACGGACACGGAGTCCCTGGGAGCGGCCGTCGTCGAATCCGCCTCCCAGATCAGCGAGCGCCTCACCGGCCGCCGTGCCATGGCCGCCAACGACCAAGGCAATTCCAGGAAGAGCGTGTAA
- a CDS encoding APC family permease: MTTVVESGEANRLRKNSLGVGAVTFLVVSAAAPLTAVAGGVPLSMLMGNGAGIPGTFLIVTAVLLIFAVGYVAMARHVANAGAFYAYTAKGLGGALGGAAALIAILSYNAMQIGVFGMFGAATSGLFAGWGINLPWWLWCFIGVALVGVLGYRRVDLSAKILTVLVLLEYLIVLVVDLAILFKGGDSGLSMAPFTPTQILSGAPAIGLLFCFAAFIGVEATTIYSEEAREPHRTVPRATYISILIIGVFYMFTSWLMANATGVDKLVPSLQALQDPTTFLFTLSDRYVGTAVTQLMSVLFVSSLFAGVVAFHNGVARYFYVAGREKLLPESLGVTHPVFKSPHVGSLIQTAIAFLVIALFAVTGQDPVLALFSWLTNVGTLGIITLMALTSFSVLAFFSRNPSLEGNVLKAKVAPVIAGLVLAYIIFQIVLNFGSLSGASGTLSWFLPSLVLIAAVLGLVLALALKSKDPAAFAQLGNEVKE, encoded by the coding sequence ATGACAACCGTAGTGGAATCCGGTGAGGCCAATCGGCTGAGAAAGAACAGCCTTGGCGTTGGTGCCGTGACGTTTCTGGTGGTTTCAGCCGCCGCGCCGCTGACCGCGGTTGCAGGGGGCGTGCCACTCTCCATGCTGATGGGCAATGGCGCCGGCATTCCCGGCACCTTCCTGATCGTGACCGCCGTGCTGCTGATCTTTGCGGTCGGCTATGTCGCCATGGCTCGCCATGTCGCCAATGCCGGTGCTTTCTACGCCTATACGGCCAAGGGCCTCGGCGGTGCGCTGGGTGGGGCTGCAGCGCTCATCGCCATCCTGTCCTACAACGCCATGCAGATCGGCGTCTTCGGCATGTTCGGTGCTGCGACCTCAGGCCTGTTCGCCGGTTGGGGCATCAATTTGCCCTGGTGGCTGTGGTGTTTCATCGGTGTCGCGCTGGTCGGCGTGCTCGGCTATCGCCGTGTCGACCTGTCGGCCAAGATCCTTACCGTCCTGGTGCTGCTTGAATATCTCATCGTGCTGGTGGTCGATCTTGCCATCCTGTTCAAAGGCGGCGATTCCGGTCTCAGCATGGCGCCGTTCACGCCGACGCAGATCCTGAGCGGCGCGCCGGCCATCGGCCTGCTTTTCTGCTTCGCGGCCTTCATCGGCGTCGAAGCGACCACGATCTATTCGGAGGAAGCGCGCGAACCGCACCGTACTGTGCCACGTGCCACCTACATCTCCATTCTGATCATCGGCGTGTTCTACATGTTCACCTCCTGGCTGATGGCAAATGCCACCGGCGTCGACAAGCTGGTGCCGTCGCTGCAGGCGCTTCAGGATCCGACGACCTTCCTGTTCACGCTGTCGGACCGCTATGTCGGCACGGCGGTGACGCAGCTGATGAGCGTCCTGTTCGTGTCCAGCCTGTTCGCTGGCGTGGTCGCTTTCCATAATGGCGTTGCCCGCTACTTCTATGTCGCCGGTCGTGAAAAGCTCCTGCCGGAATCGCTTGGTGTCACGCATCCGGTGTTCAAGAGCCCGCATGTCGGCTCCTTGATCCAGACGGCAATCGCCTTCCTGGTGATCGCGCTGTTTGCCGTCACCGGCCAGGATCCGGTGCTGGCACTGTTCTCCTGGCTCACCAATGTCGGCACGCTGGGCATCATCACCCTGATGGCGCTGACGTCCTTCTCGGTGCTCGCCTTCTTCAGCCGCAACCCGTCGCTCGAAGGCAACGTGCTGAAGGCCAAGGTCGCGCCGGTCATTGCCGGCCTTGTGCTGGCCTATATCATTTTCCAGATCGTGCTGAACTTCGGCAGCCTGTCGGGTGCGTCCGGTACGCTGTCATGGTTCCTGCCGTCGCTGGTGCTGATCGCGGCAGTGCTTGGCCTGGTTCTGGCCCTTGCTCTCAAGAGCAAGGATCCGGCAGCCTTCGCCCAACTCGGCAACGAGGTAAAGGAATAG